A stretch of Calditrichia bacterium DNA encodes these proteins:
- a CDS encoding carboxypeptidase-like regulatory domain-containing protein — translation MKLSHLNVLVCCMFLSSAMFGQGRLIGLVTDSLTNNELIGANVYLEGTALGTSTDSDGAYRIDGIPAGSYRLVVSYLGYQEKFKSIQVVDDETQTVNILLIYDVVQGKEVTITAQAEGQVAAINQQINSKTIMNVVSEEKIQELPDANAAEAVGRLPGVAIERSGGEANKVVLRGLDPVFTTITIDGVRVPTTGVDARDVDLSTISQGSLAGIELHKAITSDMDGDGIAGSINFVTRKAPAKRTLKLDARGAYNGIEESCGQYVTSLKYSDRFMNDKVGVQLSGNLEQRIRSDEEYDPSYNFNAGDLPGW, via the coding sequence ATGAAGCTGTCCCATCTCAATGTTCTGGTTTGTTGCATGTTCCTGTCCTCCGCGATGTTCGGGCAGGGACGTTTGATCGGTTTGGTTACCGATTCTTTGACGAATAATGAATTGATTGGTGCAAACGTGTATCTGGAGGGCACGGCACTTGGCACATCAACTGATTCCGATGGCGCATACCGGATCGACGGCATTCCAGCAGGAAGCTACCGGCTCGTTGTCAGCTATCTCGGTTATCAGGAAAAATTCAAATCGATTCAGGTGGTTGATGACGAAACCCAAACCGTTAACATCTTGTTGATTTACGATGTTGTGCAGGGCAAAGAAGTAACCATCACTGCTCAGGCAGAAGGGCAGGTTGCCGCGATCAACCAGCAAATTAATTCCAAAACAATTATGAATGTGGTTTCCGAAGAAAAAATTCAGGAATTGCCGGATGCGAACGCAGCAGAAGCTGTCGGGCGATTGCCCGGCGTTGCGATCGAGCGATCCGGCGGCGAAGCCAATAAAGTTGTGCTGCGCGGACTCGATCCCGTTTTTACCACCATCACCATCGACGGTGTGCGCGTTCCAACGACCGGCGTAGATGCGCGCGATGTAGACTTGAGTACCATATCGCAGGGGTCACTTGCGGGAATTGAATTACACAAAGCAATCACATCGGATATGGATGGCGATGGCATTGCTGGCAGCATCAATTTTGTAACTCGCAAAGCGCCGGCAAAACGCACCCTGAAATTGGATGCCCGCGGCGCATACAACGGCATCGAAGAATCATGCGGCCAATATGTCACCAGCCTCAAATATTCCGATCGGTTTATGAATGACAAAGTCGGCGTTCAACTCAGCGGGAATCTGGAACAGCGGATCCGCAGCGATGAAGAATACGACCCATCTTATAATTTTAACGCCGGGGATTTGCCTGGCTGGTAA
- a CDS encoding serine/threonine-protein phosphatase, with amino-acid sequence MQHFYVYTFTRNLKFLPFTILFQIVVGISIWRGAGHLPLSEFPQRAFFDAVGILVTIFLGYILFVIFINKEGLRNFRLQAEMDLAQDLHSNLVPKLEIVNDRFEIFGVTNPTDEVGGDLVDYFENGTSHTCYIADVSGHGVAAGSMMGMFKSTIRVLLNKDEQLSSILTETSRTIYNLKKKTMFLTCAFLKFNSNNTVEYSTAGHLPILKLANDSNNFDELIIKHLPIAATKDCIYTTNSTVCNKNDLFILLTDGITETTDKKDEDFGMEKVKQIILNNRHDELSQIYEKINNKLALFGKQNDDQSILLIRCL; translated from the coding sequence TTGCAGCATTTCTACGTTTATACTTTTACAAGAAATCTTAAATTCCTTCCTTTTACTATCTTATTTCAGATCGTCGTTGGCATAAGCATCTGGCGAGGAGCCGGGCACTTACCGCTTTCCGAATTTCCCCAAAGAGCATTTTTTGATGCCGTTGGAATTTTAGTGACAATTTTTCTGGGATATATACTGTTTGTTATATTTATAAATAAAGAGGGATTAAGAAATTTTCGACTTCAGGCTGAAATGGACCTTGCGCAGGATCTTCATTCGAACCTTGTTCCAAAACTTGAAATCGTCAATGACCGTTTTGAAATATTTGGCGTAACTAATCCTACTGATGAAGTCGGCGGCGATTTAGTTGACTATTTCGAAAATGGGACTTCTCATACCTGTTATATTGCAGATGTATCGGGTCATGGCGTTGCGGCAGGTTCGATGATGGGGATGTTTAAGAGCACGATCCGTGTTTTATTAAACAAAGATGAACAGCTCAGTTCAATTTTAACTGAAACCAGCCGGACAATTTACAATTTAAAAAAGAAAACAATGTTTCTTACGTGTGCATTCTTGAAATTTAATTCAAATAATACGGTAGAATATTCAACAGCAGGTCATCTTCCGATTTTAAAACTTGCAAATGATTCGAACAATTTTGATGAATTGATAATAAAGCACCTTCCAATTGCCGCGACAAAAGACTGTATTTATACAACAAACAGCACTGTATGTAACAAGAATGATTTATTCATATTGTTAACGGATGGAATTACAGAGACGACAGATAAAAAAGATGAAGACTTTGGGATGGAAAAAGTAAAACAGATTATTCTTAATAACAGACATGATGAATTGTCCCAAATTTATGAAAAAATAAATAATAAGTTAGCTTTATTCGGTAAACAAAATGATGATCAGTCAATTTTGTTAATCAGATGTTTATGA
- a CDS encoding DUF4832 domain-containing protein, with the protein MKKAFRANSIISIAGLILTSFLCATFAGEIPEKSNGADDKEVAPLVLQVLNYTENPVDIPNPDRGFERGNDDAAGRGAFIPDKPGGSNYWGYMTVPASANTILGQPFEMAYEMTPPMYLGPEGVGFEYCNVPVEPRIVQFYLVLNEFSSNAWCDSSPGNPADHTRVGVDGPITPYGLDFIRNQLEFIRSKTNSVAHIRVCYDPKGWNHFVWTADNLNYEDDGPASANEKYYYKADYDKPVAPENRAAHIAKPVAGTWRGSSPIFRMCTVPGFTDMNWVQYHYHQLKPIFQEYSDIIWAFDSGTFGPWGETHSNYDAEVPGHYKIILDALLDAVPDSKPIMTHIGGFLDWYNRTYKTTYDFGTLDSFPTPVRGTPEARFGMFDDSNGWSADEYSYGDNGSLTEGYRMLAHDPILPGYNPNGVDPSLTRPGVSPVIGYNDSGTNRLVAIPEALDDSRWRGVYFIDWDRTKVMNFLGKMSVYGGEQIANEPASGTNGGYAPVGERLDNPFNDVILRFPSMFYEHSISKWTYMCMQQGPGSFKSRADYPYTRESIAVKITYPWSGQTVQVLYDPVYEGQSALAYYRDRMGYRLVLREAKASEWVKQNGTLKFEGKIQNVGWGVIFNKKAVKVILKSKSNGFVSNAVLTNIDPYDWQPAEAGPNGAMPDSRATNTAAWRDVNFSINMDAFGDVPPGNYDIYLKINDPKEQSANKRSIRFANKGNSWNVDLGANLIGSTRVAP; encoded by the coding sequence ATGAAAAAAGCATTTCGAGCAAACAGTATCATTTCAATCGCCGGTCTGATTTTGACAAGCTTTTTGTGTGCCACATTTGCGGGGGAGATTCCCGAAAAATCGAATGGTGCGGATGATAAGGAAGTAGCCCCGCTGGTGTTACAGGTGCTTAACTATACAGAGAATCCTGTAGATATCCCGAATCCGGACAGAGGTTTCGAAAGAGGCAATGACGACGCTGCCGGCCGGGGAGCCTTTATCCCTGATAAACCGGGCGGTTCAAATTATTGGGGGTATATGACAGTTCCGGCAAGCGCCAATACCATTTTAGGCCAACCCTTTGAGATGGCTTACGAAATGACCCCGCCGATGTATTTGGGTCCGGAAGGTGTAGGGTTTGAGTATTGCAACGTCCCTGTCGAACCCCGCATCGTTCAGTTCTACCTTGTCCTGAATGAATTCTCGTCGAATGCATGGTGCGATAGCTCCCCGGGCAATCCCGCTGACCATACGCGAGTAGGCGTGGACGGACCCATAACACCCTACGGGCTTGATTTCATCAGAAATCAGCTTGAATTCATACGATCCAAAACCAACAGTGTCGCGCACATACGCGTTTGCTATGATCCAAAAGGCTGGAACCACTTTGTCTGGACTGCTGATAATCTTAACTATGAAGACGACGGTCCCGCATCCGCCAACGAAAAATACTATTATAAGGCAGACTATGATAAACCTGTCGCGCCTGAAAATCGTGCGGCTCACATTGCTAAACCAGTCGCGGGAACATGGAGAGGATCTTCGCCAATATTCAGAATGTGTACCGTGCCCGGGTTTACAGATATGAATTGGGTACAGTATCATTATCATCAGCTCAAGCCAATTTTCCAGGAATACTCAGACATTATATGGGCATTTGATTCGGGCACATTTGGGCCATGGGGCGAAACCCACTCAAATTATGATGCGGAAGTACCTGGCCACTACAAGATCATTTTAGATGCACTGCTGGACGCAGTTCCCGATAGTAAACCGATTATGACGCATATTGGCGGGTTCCTGGATTGGTATAACCGCACATATAAAACGACGTATGACTTTGGTACACTGGACAGCTTCCCCACCCCGGTGCGCGGAACGCCTGAGGCGCGTTTCGGTATGTTCGACGATTCGAATGGCTGGTCAGCAGACGAATATTCTTATGGTGACAATGGCTCATTGACCGAAGGATACAGAATGCTGGCGCATGATCCGATTTTGCCGGGATATAATCCAAACGGCGTGGATCCATCATTAACGCGGCCCGGCGTATCACCGGTTATCGGGTATAATGATTCCGGAACCAACAGGCTTGTAGCCATCCCGGAAGCGTTAGATGATTCGCGGTGGCGGGGCGTATATTTCATTGATTGGGATCGTACTAAGGTGATGAACTTCCTCGGAAAGATGTCCGTCTATGGCGGTGAACAAATCGCGAATGAGCCTGCCTCCGGCACCAACGGCGGCTATGCTCCCGTCGGCGAAAGATTAGATAACCCTTTCAACGACGTCATTTTACGATTCCCTTCCATGTTCTATGAACACAGTATTTCCAAATGGACATATATGTGTATGCAGCAGGGTCCGGGAAGTTTTAAATCGCGGGCAGATTATCCTTATACACGAGAAAGCATTGCTGTGAAGATAACTTACCCATGGAGTGGTCAAACAGTACAGGTTCTTTATGATCCGGTATATGAAGGCCAAAGCGCGTTGGCATATTACCGCGACAGAATGGGATACCGGCTGGTGCTGCGCGAGGCAAAGGCAAGTGAATGGGTAAAGCAAAATGGTACCCTTAAGTTTGAAGGGAAGATACAAAACGTCGGATGGGGTGTTATTTTTAACAAAAAGGCCGTGAAGGTCATTCTGAAATCCAAATCTAACGGGTTTGTATCCAATGCGGTGCTGACAAACATTGACCCGTATGACTGGCAGCCTGCTGAGGCGGGTCCGAATGGTGCAATGCCGGACTCCAGGGCAACGAATACCGCTGCATGGCGCGATGTAAACTTCTCCATTAACATGGACGCATTTGGTGATGTGCCTCCCGGTAACTATGATATTTACCTGAAGATAAATGATCCGAAAGAACAAAGCGCAAACAAGCGCTCCATACGGTTTGCAAATAAGGGAAACAGTTGGAATGTTGACCTCGGTGCAAACTTGATCGGCTCAACCAGAGTTGCCCCTTAG
- a CDS encoding DUF4832 domain-containing protein, producing the protein MKIKIKFLVFCFVLCVAGVVTAQDNLVPQSINFTENPVDIPNPDRGFYRPQSYVIPVDSGTPGFPDLGAVISGTTVFVNASIVYMEFDLRNFSSNAPLNRMPLGPWSAEGSLPPDYGTTQPLTPVALDYVRAALQKVRESRAVAIVKFSYDGRGYTYNNRGGYDQFIHDCEPGAPQGRVWYETGVANESDLCGIPGHEDKNWVQYHLWQLGDVFGEFEDCIMVVKAGIFGPWGEMHSSSYARTAEGYHWLLKALLDYVPASRSILVHAGGVMAWHNVEYGTNYSFSNLMPAPARGTPAQRFGMFNDSYSAGGNSYSDNGSLSEGYTLIGGDYDRNAALTWMRNQNNFYGGESVGPGSDDNIYPRLPNALYEAAYAQTTHLNTSWNRRTYKLWGDFVYTEENVTAPFTPPHDGVTRTAIFDPLYDGRNGMEYIRDRLGYRLVLREAKASERVKQNGTLRFAGKIQNVGFGPIVNKKNVWVILKAKDGCNAYTTLTNLDARNWLPDLDSRATNTAAWRDLSFSMDMSTFGKVPPGDYDIYLKINDPKETSPNKRCIQFANHDIWNTSLSANLIGSTKVAP; encoded by the coding sequence ATGAAAATCAAAATTAAATTTCTTGTATTCTGCTTTGTTCTCTGCGTTGCCGGTGTTGTAACTGCTCAGGACAATCTAGTGCCACAAAGTATTAACTTTACGGAGAATCCGGTTGACATTCCGAATCCGGACAGGGGCTTTTACAGACCCCAAAGCTATGTCATTCCGGTCGATAGCGGCACGCCGGGATTTCCTGATTTGGGAGCCGTTATCAGCGGCACCACGGTCTTTGTGAATGCCAGTATCGTTTATATGGAATTTGACCTGCGAAATTTTTCCTCGAATGCCCCACTCAACAGAATGCCCTTAGGCCCCTGGAGTGCGGAAGGTTCGCTTCCGCCGGATTACGGAACAACGCAGCCCTTAACACCCGTAGCACTCGATTACGTAAGGGCAGCACTTCAAAAAGTAAGAGAAAGCCGGGCAGTTGCCATCGTGAAATTTAGTTATGACGGGCGCGGCTATACGTACAATAATCGCGGCGGATATGACCAGTTCATTCATGATTGCGAACCTGGGGCGCCACAAGGCCGGGTTTGGTATGAAACAGGTGTTGCTAATGAATCTGATTTATGCGGTATCCCCGGTCATGAGGACAAAAACTGGGTGCAATATCACCTTTGGCAGCTTGGCGATGTGTTTGGCGAATTCGAAGACTGCATCATGGTCGTAAAAGCGGGTATCTTTGGTCCGTGGGGCGAAATGCACTCGTCATCATACGCCAGAACCGCTGAGGGTTACCACTGGCTGTTGAAAGCATTGCTGGACTATGTGCCTGCATCCCGTTCAATTTTGGTACATGCGGGCGGCGTCATGGCATGGCATAACGTTGAGTATGGCACCAATTATAGCTTTTCCAATTTAATGCCGGCCCCGGCACGCGGAACACCGGCACAGCGTTTCGGGATGTTCAACGATAGTTATTCGGCGGGTGGCAACTCGTATAGCGACAATGGCTCGCTTTCCGAGGGCTATACATTGATTGGCGGCGATTATGATCGCAACGCTGCGTTAACCTGGATGAGAAATCAAAATAACTTTTATGGCGGTGAATCCGTTGGACCAGGTTCTGACGACAATATCTACCCCAGGCTCCCGAACGCTCTCTATGAAGCCGCGTATGCGCAAACAACGCATTTGAATACCAGTTGGAACCGCCGCACTTATAAACTGTGGGGCGATTTTGTGTATACAGAAGAAAATGTCACCGCACCGTTTACGCCGCCACACGATGGCGTGACCCGAACGGCAATCTTTGACCCGCTCTATGACGGCAGAAACGGAATGGAATATATCCGCGACAGGTTGGGTTATCGGCTGGTGTTGCGAGAAGCGAAAGCCAGTGAACGGGTCAAACAGAATGGCACCCTGAGATTTGCAGGAAAGATTCAAAACGTTGGCTTTGGCCCTATCGTCAACAAAAAAAATGTGTGGGTTATTCTGAAAGCCAAAGACGGTTGCAACGCCTACACGACGCTTACGAACCTCGACGCAAGGAATTGGCTGCCGGACCTGGACAGCCGGGCAACGAATACCGCTGCATGGCGTGATTTGAGCTTCTCAATGGACATGAGCACATTTGGCAAGGTGCCTCCCGGTGACTATGACATTTACCTTAAGATCAATGATCCTAAAGAAACGAGCCCTAACAAACGTTGCATACAATTTGCGAATCACGATATTTGGAATACTTCCCTTAGTGCAAACTTAATTGGTTCGACGAAAGTTGCCCCGTAG
- a CDS encoding HPr kinase/phosphorylase encodes MNRATELTVKKFFEENRHKLKLELLGKMTGEDRLIVESELHRPGLALAGFIELFTYKRVQVLGNTEIRYLASLDDASRDVALANLFKFQIPCVVVTDSNDPPERLLEIATKQKICVFRSPHPTTVFYHLVSDYLQEIFAERTTLHGTLVDVFGIGLLFTGRSGIGKSEIALDLVERGHRLVSDDMVFVTKRHEEILMGEGRDISEHLMEIRGLGLIDVKRIYGIWAVRVHKRIEVVIELVDFDSRADYDRTGLDAQSTKILDVDIPLIVLPINPGKNITVIAETIAMNHMLKLQGINTAQEFNQRLLERMRKKGNKKITPKHEDIKRFGSLEKDFE; translated from the coding sequence GTGAACAGAGCAACTGAGCTTACCGTCAAAAAATTTTTTGAAGAAAATCGTCATAAGCTAAAGCTGGAATTGCTCGGCAAGATGACCGGTGAAGACCGCTTGATTGTGGAAAGCGAATTACACAGACCCGGTTTGGCCTTGGCGGGATTTATCGAATTGTTTACCTATAAACGGGTTCAGGTGCTCGGAAATACCGAAATAAGGTATCTTGCCTCGTTGGACGATGCCAGCAGAGATGTTGCGTTGGCAAATCTTTTCAAATTTCAGATACCCTGCGTTGTGGTTACCGATTCCAACGATCCGCCAGAAAGATTGCTGGAAATTGCAACCAAGCAAAAAATATGTGTATTCCGTTCCCCGCATCCGACCACTGTATTTTATCATCTTGTAAGCGATTATTTGCAGGAAATTTTTGCAGAACGAACAACATTACACGGCACATTGGTTGATGTTTTCGGAATCGGGCTTTTATTCACCGGGCGAAGCGGCATTGGTAAAAGCGAAATTGCACTGGATCTCGTCGAGCGCGGACATCGGCTGGTTTCCGATGATATGGTGTTTGTTACCAAACGCCACGAAGAAATATTGATGGGCGAAGGTCGCGATATCTCCGAACATCTAATGGAAATACGTGGCTTGGGGCTTATCGACGTAAAACGGATTTACGGCATTTGGGCGGTGCGGGTTCATAAACGCATCGAAGTTGTGATAGAATTGGTCGATTTCGATTCCAGAGCTGACTACGACAGAACCGGTTTGGATGCCCAATCTACTAAAATTCTCGATGTTGATATTCCGCTGATTGTATTGCCAATAAATCCCGGGAAAAACATTACCGTTATTGCTGAAACAATTGCGATGAACCATATGCTCAAACTTCAGGGAATAAATACGGCTCAGGAATTTAACCAACGATTGCTCGAACGGATGCGCAAAAAAGGTAACAAAAAGATAACACCCAAACATGAAGATATTAAACGGTTTGGCTCGTTGGAAAAGGATTTCGAATAA
- a CDS encoding response regulator transcription factor, which yields MIYVAIVEDDDDIREALALLISGSPGLACTGVFRDCESAIERIGELMPDVLLLDIELPGMSGISAIPQLRGILPELDILMVTIHESDAMIFEALCAGASGYLVKTTSPGKLLKSIEEIHNGGAPMSAPIARRVIRSFRKNASRANDPLTRRETEILSQLCKGESYKMIADSLCISRGTVHTHIKNIYKKLHVSSNAQAVAKAIREKLV from the coding sequence ATGATTTACGTGGCGATTGTGGAAGATGACGACGACATCCGCGAAGCGCTTGCTTTGCTGATCAGCGGATCGCCGGGATTGGCCTGCACCGGTGTTTTTCGCGATTGCGAAAGCGCGATTGAGCGCATCGGCGAGCTGATGCCGGACGTGTTGCTGCTGGATATCGAGCTGCCGGGAATGAGCGGAATTTCCGCAATACCACAACTTAGGGGAATTTTACCGGAGCTGGATATTTTGATGGTTACCATCCACGAAAGCGATGCGATGATTTTTGAGGCGCTTTGCGCGGGTGCCAGTGGCTATTTGGTAAAAACCACTTCACCGGGAAAACTGCTCAAATCGATTGAAGAAATCCACAACGGCGGCGCGCCGATGAGTGCACCTATCGCCCGCCGCGTAATCCGGTCATTTCGCAAAAATGCGTCACGCGCCAACGATCCGCTCACCCGTCGCGAAACGGAAATTTTATCGCAATTGTGTAAAGGGGAAAGTTACAAAATGATCGCGGATTCGCTGTGCATTTCCCGGGGGACGGTGCACACGCACATCAAAAATATTTACAAAAAATTGCACGTTTCGTCCAACGCGCAGGCGGTTGCCAAAGCGATCCGGGAAAAATTGGTGTGA
- a CDS encoding DMT family transporter, protein MNNRNILGILLLASLWGPSFLFIKVAVHEIPPLTMAAARVTIAALILLVVLRLRKRALPKGRHMWLKFTIAGLFGNAMPFVLFNWGELYIDSALAAILNGTTPLFTLVIAHFFTDDDRLSTRKIIGAIIGFGGLLVLVAPSLFGGVEATTLGLLAVLLAAFCYGVNIVFTRTYLRGLPGLVAPAAQLSMASVLLIPVALLVDQPYQLAFPSLPAVSSLFALAIIGTGLAFIVYYRLLETTPASSMAMVTYLIPVFGIFLGVVVLNETLSWNAYVGCSLILIGVMVVNNIIRFPGKTVNV, encoded by the coding sequence ATGAATAATCGTAATATATTGGGAATATTGCTCTTAGCTTCACTTTGGGGACCGTCGTTTTTGTTCATTAAAGTAGCGGTGCACGAAATTCCGCCATTAACGATGGCGGCTGCGCGGGTGACGATTGCCGCGCTGATTTTGCTGGTTGTGCTGCGGCTGCGCAAACGCGCTCTGCCCAAGGGGCGGCACATGTGGCTGAAATTTACCATCGCCGGATTGTTCGGCAACGCGATGCCGTTTGTGCTGTTCAACTGGGGTGAATTGTATATCGATAGCGCGCTGGCAGCAATTCTCAACGGCACAACGCCGCTGTTTACGCTGGTAATTGCCCATTTTTTTACGGATGACGACCGGCTTTCCACCCGGAAAATTATTGGCGCAATTATCGGATTCGGCGGATTATTGGTGCTGGTTGCACCGTCGCTGTTCGGCGGCGTTGAGGCGACAACTTTGGGATTGCTGGCGGTGTTGTTGGCGGCATTTTGTTACGGCGTGAACATTGTTTTCACCCGAACATATTTGCGCGGTTTACCCGGATTGGTCGCTCCGGCAGCCCAATTGTCGATGGCATCAGTGTTATTGATTCCGGTTGCGTTGCTGGTGGATCAACCGTATCAACTGGCGTTTCCCTCATTGCCGGCGGTGTCGTCACTGTTCGCACTGGCGATCATCGGAACGGGGCTGGCGTTCATCGTTTATTACCGATTGCTGGAAACCACGCCCGCCAGTTCGATGGCCATGGTTACCTACCTGATTCCGGTTTTCGGGATTTTTTTAGGTGTGGTTGTGTTGAATGAAACGCTCAGCTGGAACGCCTACGTTGGCTGTTCACTGATTTTGATCGGTGTGATGGTGGTGAATAACATTATCCGGTTTCCCGGCAAAACGGTGAACGTTTGA
- a CDS encoding TerC family protein, producing MPDSLTLWLIFIAVVVFMLALDLGVFHKNPHKISVKEAAIWSCVWIGVSLLFNLGLYFYAGSELALKFLAGYLIEKSLSVDNIFVFVMLFSYFSVSPPQARHPFWGIIGAVVMRGLLIVAGVALINQFHWIIYLFGIFLIFTGYKMAFGKEDSVDPNKNPVLTFLENQKWLPVVNIFEEGKFFARHNGQWVATPMFVVLIVVETTDVMFALDSIPAILSITTDTFIVLSSNIFAILGLRALYFVLAGIMDIFHYLKYGLAIILSFVGLKMLISDIFHIPVGWALAVIGVILLASILLSLHHNKNAKAANLQS from the coding sequence ATGCCCGATTCGTTAACGTTGTGGCTGATTTTCATCGCTGTTGTTGTGTTCATGCTTGCGTTGGATCTCGGCGTTTTTCATAAAAATCCCCATAAAATTTCTGTAAAAGAAGCGGCGATCTGGAGTTGTGTCTGGATCGGCGTTTCGCTGTTGTTCAATCTCGGATTATATTTTTACGCCGGATCGGAACTGGCGTTAAAATTTCTAGCCGGTTACCTCATTGAAAAATCCCTGAGCGTGGATAATATTTTTGTTTTTGTGATGCTGTTTTCCTATTTCAGCGTATCGCCGCCCCAAGCACGGCATCCTTTTTGGGGAATTATCGGCGCTGTGGTGATGCGCGGACTGCTGATTGTTGCCGGTGTTGCCCTCATCAACCAGTTTCACTGGATCATTTATTTATTCGGTATTTTCCTCATTTTTACCGGTTACAAAATGGCGTTCGGCAAAGAAGATTCGGTTGATCCCAACAAAAACCCGGTGCTCACTTTTCTGGAAAACCAGAAATGGCTGCCGGTTGTCAATATTTTTGAAGAAGGTAAATTTTTTGCCCGTCACAACGGGCAGTGGGTTGCCACACCCATGTTTGTGGTGCTGATTGTGGTGGAAACCACCGATGTAATGTTTGCCCTCGACTCCATCCCGGCGATTTTGAGTATCACAACCGATACATTTATTGTGCTCAGTTCCAATATTTTTGCGATCCTCGGACTGCGGGCGCTGTATTTTGTGCTCGCGGGAATCATGGATATTTTTCATTATTTGAAATATGGGCTGGCAATTATCCTATCGTTTGTCGGGCTGAAAATGCTCATTTCCGATATTTTTCATATTCCGGTTGGCTGGGCGTTGGCGGTAATCGGCGTGATTTTGCTGGCATCCATTCTACTGTCTCTGCATCACAATAAAAATGCGAAGGCAGCCAACTTGCAATCCTGA
- a CDS encoding DUF1579 family protein: protein MHKLLILLMFAILQFAAAQNSQKPCSAPEARQFDFWIGEWELTWPGGQGGTPEGQTGRGVNHVVQYLGECVIFENFSFADSSFIGKSWSVYNSQKQLWQQTWVDNSGGYLLFTGGFADGKMELRTAPFQRNGVTYVSRMVFRNIAANSFDWDWQRSADNGETWQDVWNIHYQRKTESAGK, encoded by the coding sequence GTGCACAAACTGTTAATTTTATTGATGTTCGCAATCTTGCAATTTGCTGCGGCACAGAACTCCCAAAAACCGTGTTCCGCACCGGAAGCACGCCAATTCGATTTTTGGATAGGGGAGTGGGAACTCACCTGGCCGGGCGGGCAGGGCGGTACGCCGGAAGGGCAAACCGGGCGCGGTGTCAACCACGTTGTTCAATATTTGGGCGAATGCGTTATTTTTGAAAATTTTAGTTTTGCAGATAGCTCGTTTATCGGCAAAAGCTGGTCGGTTTACAATTCGCAAAAGCAGCTGTGGCAGCAAACCTGGGTGGACAATAGCGGCGGTTATCTGCTGTTTACCGGCGGATTTGCCGATGGAAAAATGGAGCTGCGAACAGCGCCTTTTCAACGCAATGGTGTCACTTATGTTTCACGGATGGTGTTTCGGAACATCGCTGCGAACAGTTTCGATTGGGATTGGCAACGCTCCGCCGATAACGGTGAAACATGGCAGGATGTGTGGAATATTCACTATCAGCGGAAGACAGAATCAGCCGGAAAATGA